In Corynebacterium aquatimens, one genomic interval encodes:
- a CDS encoding electron transfer flavoprotein subunit beta/FixA family protein, which yields MPTIAVLVKSVPDTWSEKSLEADNTLDRDSGDTVIDEINEFAVEAALRIKDSLGARVVAVSMGPVAAEEALRRAIAMGADDALLLIDDSLAGSDAIATAWGLTNALNTIDDLALIVTGNQSSDGSTALLPGLLAEYRQIPALTNVHNVSVDGAGAGAGAGVTATREDERGTWELSAPLPAIVSVTEKSDTPRYPNFKGMRAAKNHPITHLTLAEIGVDAGQVGLAHSATQVTAAAAVPPRTPGEPIEGPAADVAAEIIAQLEAKNLI from the coding sequence ATGCCCACCATCGCGGTGCTGGTCAAAAGCGTCCCAGACACGTGGTCAGAAAAATCGCTCGAGGCGGACAACACCCTTGACCGTGACAGCGGCGACACGGTGATCGATGAGATCAACGAGTTCGCCGTCGAAGCCGCCCTGCGCATCAAGGATTCGCTCGGCGCGCGCGTGGTCGCCGTGTCCATGGGGCCCGTCGCGGCCGAGGAGGCACTGCGCCGCGCGATCGCAATGGGCGCGGATGACGCACTTTTGCTTATCGACGACTCCCTCGCCGGCTCCGACGCCATCGCCACCGCGTGGGGGCTGACCAACGCCTTGAACACGATTGATGATCTGGCGTTGATCGTGACGGGGAACCAGTCCTCGGACGGGTCAACGGCGCTTTTGCCAGGCCTTTTGGCCGAGTACCGGCAGATTCCGGCGTTGACGAATGTCCACAATGTCAGCGTTGATGGCGCTGGTGCTGGCGCTGGCGCGGGCGTTACCGCGACTCGCGAGGACGAGCGAGGCACGTGGGAACTTTCGGCGCCGCTGCCTGCGATCGTGAGCGTGACAGAGAAGTCCGACACGCCGCGCTACCCGAACTTCAAGGGCATGCGCGCGGCGAAGAACCACCCGATCACCCACCTCACGCTGGCGGAGATCGGTGTGGATGCGGGCCAGGTCGGCCTGGCACACTCCGCCACCCAGGTCACGGCGGCCGCAGCCGTTCCGCCGCGCACGCCTGGCGAGCCCATCGAAGGCCCAGCCGCCGATGTCGCCGCCGAAATCATTGCCCAGCTTGAAGCAAAGAACCTCATCTAA
- a CDS encoding maltotransferase domain-containing protein, whose product MTVGRLGIDDVRPSTSDRTLPTKAVVGEVVPLSALVWREGHDAIAATAMLTSPSGRTIAVAMNAEEDRPDYVHAVFAPDEEGLWRFRIDAWSDPYSTWRNAVTKKSAAGQSAEEMANDLAFGAELFDRAARAALANARAARRTDEGEEDARAAQRADEGDVAELLAGVAEALRSDAPLRERLEPALSDEVTALMSQRPVRDLLTRGPECQILVERKKAAFSSWYELFPRSTGGWDDNGHPVHGTFQTTADALERVAAMGFDTVYFPPIHPIGEVNRKGPNNSLVAEEGDVGSPWAIGSKAGGHDAIHPELGTEEDFVALIERAKQLGLEVALDFALQAAPDHPWARDHRGFFTELADGTIAYAENPPKKYQDIYPINFDNDRDGIYNECYRVIMHWVNLGVTTFRVDNPHTKPTDFWHWLISKVHETHPEVIFLAEAFTRPPRLFGLAKAGFTQSYTYFPWKTTKRELTGFTQSTVRFYDISRPSFWVNTPDILQAYIQTGNKAAFAVRATLAATLSPLWGMYSGFELYEHEPVTQGSEEYLDSEKYQLRPRDFAGAKERGESLEDYITLLNRLRQNHPALQQMRTLHFHTIDNDQLIAYSKVDPATGDAVLVVVNLDPTYPQEGFITLDMEELGVAPSSSISVRDEISGETYQWGMRNYVRLAPQENVAHIFALPEVGLKERVKLAYRRMDDDEYRP is encoded by the coding sequence ATGACTGTTGGCCGCCTTGGTATCGATGATGTCCGTCCCTCTACGTCCGATCGAACGCTGCCCACGAAGGCCGTCGTCGGCGAAGTAGTCCCCCTCTCTGCACTGGTGTGGCGCGAAGGCCACGACGCAATCGCCGCTACCGCGATGCTGACCTCGCCGTCCGGCCGCACCATCGCCGTAGCCATGAACGCAGAAGAAGACCGCCCCGATTACGTCCACGCCGTCTTCGCGCCCGACGAAGAAGGACTGTGGCGCTTCCGCATCGACGCGTGGTCCGACCCCTACTCCACCTGGCGCAACGCCGTAACCAAGAAGTCCGCCGCCGGCCAAAGCGCCGAAGAGATGGCGAACGACCTGGCGTTCGGGGCGGAGCTGTTCGACCGCGCCGCACGTGCCGCGCTCGCTAACGCTCGCGCCGCACGGCGAACAGACGAAGGCGAAGAAGACGCTCGCGCGGCACAGCGAGCAGACGAAGGCGATGTCGCCGAGCTGCTCGCCGGGGTCGCCGAGGCCCTGCGCAGCGACGCCCCGCTGCGCGAGCGCCTCGAGCCAGCGCTGTCCGATGAGGTCACGGCGCTGATGAGCCAACGCCCGGTGCGCGACCTGCTCACCCGCGGGCCGGAGTGCCAGATCCTGGTGGAGCGCAAGAAGGCTGCATTCAGCTCGTGGTACGAGCTCTTCCCGCGATCCACGGGTGGTTGGGATGACAACGGCCACCCGGTGCACGGCACGTTCCAAACAACCGCGGACGCGCTCGAGCGCGTTGCCGCGATGGGCTTCGACACCGTGTACTTCCCGCCGATTCACCCCATCGGTGAAGTCAACCGCAAGGGTCCAAACAACTCGCTGGTGGCGGAAGAGGGCGACGTGGGCTCCCCGTGGGCGATCGGTTCGAAGGCCGGCGGCCACGACGCCATCCACCCTGAGCTCGGCACGGAAGAAGACTTCGTGGCGCTCATCGAACGCGCCAAGCAGCTCGGGCTCGAGGTCGCACTCGACTTCGCGCTCCAGGCCGCGCCGGATCACCCGTGGGCGCGCGATCACCGCGGCTTTTTCACCGAGCTTGCCGACGGCACGATTGCCTACGCCGAGAACCCCCCGAAGAAGTACCAGGACATCTACCCCATCAACTTTGATAATGACCGGGACGGCATTTACAACGAGTGCTACCGCGTCATCATGCACTGGGTGAACCTGGGCGTGACCACGTTCCGCGTGGACAACCCCCACACGAAGCCGACGGACTTCTGGCACTGGCTCATTTCCAAGGTGCACGAGACACACCCGGAGGTCATCTTCCTCGCCGAGGCCTTCACCCGCCCGCCGCGCCTGTTTGGCCTGGCCAAGGCTGGGTTCACGCAGTCCTACACCTACTTCCCCTGGAAGACGACCAAGCGCGAGCTCACCGGCTTCACGCAATCCACGGTGCGGTTCTACGACATCTCGCGCCCGTCGTTCTGGGTCAACACCCCGGACATTCTCCAGGCCTACATTCAGACCGGGAACAAGGCAGCGTTCGCGGTGCGCGCCACGCTCGCCGCTACGTTGAGCCCGCTGTGGGGCATGTACTCCGGCTTTGAGCTCTACGAGCACGAGCCCGTCACCCAGGGCAGCGAGGAGTACCTCGATAGCGAGAAGTACCAGCTGCGCCCCCGCGACTTCGCGGGAGCCAAAGAGCGCGGCGAGTCGCTGGAGGACTACATCACGCTGCTCAACCGCCTGCGCCAGAACCACCCGGCGCTCCAGCAGATGCGTACGCTCCACTTCCACACGATCGACAATGACCAGCTCATCGCCTACTCCAAGGTGGATCCGGCCACGGGTGACGCGGTGCTGGTCGTGGTCAACCTCGACCCCACATATCCGCAGGAAGGCTTCATCACGCTGGATATGGAGGAACTGGGCGTTGCTCCGTCGTCGTCGATAAGCGTGCGCGATGAGATCTCGGGTGAGACGTACCAGTGGGGCATGCGAAACTACGTGCGCCTCGCGCCGCAAGAAAACGTTGCGCACATCTTCGCCCTGCCGGAAGTGGGCCTCAAGGAGCGCGTCAAGCTTGCTTATCGACGAATGGACGACGACGAATACCGGCCGTAG
- a CDS encoding THUMP-like domain-containing protein → MSFTPDDVRFLATHLDAIDEVTPELGLTKASAFSDHAHLSERFGDRARAVAELITARQRAAAKFPSVRTEPGASQPARSQPGWLMDSDSAQQATPHPVAQVRAGHLHAAGIELVHDVTCSIASEAPAMLELGMSYLGSDLDFSRLLMARHNVELFLNELADADAAPPDAAPRAWLARADALAPIMAPVSAPALAPASSRHRPTHTAIVADPARRADGRRITDPAKLIPPLPDLIAAHPGAHMSVKCAPGIDYSGWDGLVSVVSVDGGVKEACLYTPGLSDARREAVVIRTATDAGTDAGAGTAGAAFVAERVRDGDGGEVGVDKHGAFIVEPDGAVIRAGLVQQWAARHGLWMLDPRIAFLTGDAIPAGWSGFRVRERVPLKKLKAALAAHDAGAVEILVRGVNVDPDALRKKMKLRGDASRAVVIAREGTMAVAYVCDARERG, encoded by the coding sequence ATGAGCTTCACGCCCGACGATGTTCGCTTCTTAGCCACCCACCTTGACGCCATCGATGAGGTCACACCCGAACTGGGATTAACCAAGGCCAGCGCCTTTTCCGATCACGCGCACTTAAGCGAACGCTTCGGCGACCGCGCCCGGGCAGTCGCGGAGCTCATCACGGCGCGCCAGCGTGCTGCCGCGAAGTTCCCGTCCGTTCGCACCGAGCCCGGAGCCTCCCAGCCTGCTCGCAGCCAGCCCGGCTGGCTGATGGATTCCGATTCCGCCCAGCAGGCCACCCCGCACCCCGTCGCCCAGGTGCGCGCTGGCCACCTCCACGCCGCGGGGATAGAGCTTGTCCACGACGTCACGTGCTCGATCGCCAGCGAGGCCCCCGCGATGCTGGAGCTGGGCATGTCGTACCTGGGCAGCGACCTTGATTTCTCACGGCTGCTCATGGCCCGCCACAACGTTGAGTTGTTTCTCAACGAGCTTGCGGATGCCGATGCCGCGCCACCCGATGCCGCGCCGCGGGCGTGGCTTGCCCGCGCCGACGCGCTGGCCCCGATCATGGCCCCGGTTTCGGCGCCGGCCTTGGCGCCAGCCTCCTCGCGGCACAGGCCCACCCACACAGCGATTGTTGCCGATCCCGCGCGCCGGGCCGACGGCCGCCGCATCACCGACCCGGCGAAGCTGATTCCGCCGTTGCCGGACCTCATCGCCGCGCACCCCGGGGCGCACATGTCTGTAAAGTGCGCGCCGGGCATTGATTACAGCGGTTGGGACGGTCTGGTCAGCGTGGTCAGCGTCGATGGTGGTGTGAAAGAAGCCTGCTTGTACACACCCGGTCTCAGTGACGCCCGGCGTGAGGCGGTGGTGATCCGCACGGCCACGGACGCGGGCACAGACGCAGGCGCGGGCACGGCCGGTGCAGCGTTCGTCGCCGAGAGGGTGAGGGACGGTGATGGGGGAGAGGTGGGCGTCGATAAGCATGGTGCCTTCATTGTGGAACCTGATGGGGCCGTGATTCGCGCGGGACTCGTGCAACAGTGGGCCGCGCGGCACGGGCTGTGGATGCTTGATCCGCGAATTGCTTTCCTCACGGGGGACGCGATTCCCGCTGGATGGAGTGGCTTTCGCGTGCGCGAGCGCGTGCCGCTGAAGAAACTCAAGGCGGCGCTGGCCGCGCATGACGCGGGCGCGGTGGAGATTCTTGTACGCGGAGTCAACGTGGACCCCGACGCTTTGAGGAAGAAAATGAAGCTGCGCGGTGACGCATCGCGGGCCGTGGTCATCGCTCGTGAGGGCACTATGGCGGTGGCATATGTGTGCGACGCGCGCGAGCGGGGTTAA
- a CDS encoding glycoside hydrolase family 25 protein — MTRTLRPAAIVTLIAIVVMSFAVLVPRAFSNDYANTVEGIDVSNHNHPGGVAIDWKTVSATQGFAIVKATESTGFVNPSYAQDVESARANGLEVGAYHFARPGIDARAQARHFANVIKSGPANTLPPVLDLEVDEGLSAAQLQQWTRDFMDELKKLTGRTPILYTYKYFWIGKMANTTEFAEFPLWLAAYQTSPPAPVGGWDRVDIWQRSGSGRVAGVPTIVDMNLFNGDKNQLKAFAAGNNEAAGGQFAQLRTQTAPNSAIEEGLAVLEKDNTALVGAILGLATGVLSAPQVAELAKAFGFSDYDAANIAEDVTKLLASGKLPIDDLNNMLIGKYSVGDLLILLHNSTKDGEGSSE; from the coding sequence ATGACTCGTACCTTGCGTCCTGCTGCCATCGTCACGCTCATTGCCATTGTGGTGATGAGCTTCGCTGTGCTCGTGCCGCGCGCGTTTTCCAATGATTACGCCAACACGGTCGAGGGCATCGATGTGTCCAACCACAACCACCCTGGTGGAGTGGCAATTGACTGGAAGACAGTGTCTGCCACCCAGGGCTTTGCCATCGTGAAAGCCACGGAGAGCACCGGGTTTGTGAACCCTAGCTACGCCCAAGACGTCGAAAGCGCACGCGCCAACGGCCTTGAGGTCGGCGCGTACCACTTCGCGCGCCCCGGCATTGACGCGCGTGCGCAGGCCCGCCACTTCGCCAACGTGATCAAGTCCGGCCCGGCCAACACGCTGCCGCCCGTGCTTGACTTGGAAGTCGACGAGGGCCTAAGCGCCGCGCAGCTTCAGCAGTGGACGCGCGACTTCATGGACGAGCTGAAGAAGCTCACCGGTCGCACGCCGATTCTGTACACGTATAAGTACTTCTGGATCGGCAAGATGGCCAACACCACCGAGTTCGCCGAGTTCCCGCTGTGGCTCGCCGCGTACCAGACCTCGCCGCCCGCTCCGGTCGGTGGCTGGGACCGTGTTGACATCTGGCAGCGCTCCGGCTCCGGCCGCGTCGCTGGCGTGCCGACGATCGTTGACATGAACCTGTTCAACGGCGACAAGAACCAACTCAAGGCCTTCGCGGCGGGCAACAACGAAGCCGCCGGCGGCCAGTTCGCCCAGCTACGGACGCAGACCGCACCGAACAGTGCCATCGAGGAAGGCCTCGCGGTTCTGGAGAAGGACAACACCGCCCTCGTCGGCGCAATCCTGGGCCTGGCCACCGGCGTTCTCAGCGCCCCGCAGGTCGCCGAACTGGCCAAGGCATTCGGCTTCAGCGACTACGATGCCGCCAACATCGCCGAGGACGTGACCAAGCTGCTCGCTTCGGGCAAGTTGCCTATCGACGACCTGAACAACATGCTCATCGGCAAGTACTCCGTCGGTGACCTACTGATCCTGCTGCACAACTCCACCAAGGACGGCGAGGGCTCCAGCGAATAG
- a CDS encoding cysteine desulfurase family protein produces MLGYFFDHAATSPIRQVAVDAWVEHAHLLNPAGQYGSGRKANAALAQARETIAELLGADPVEVIFTGSGTEADNIAVAGLYRASLTPGAGPAANPAADPAAGRVVSTSIEHPAVLETVKALAASGAEVDYLQPSPTGFIELDADVLSTPAAVATMMWANNETGAIQPVERFVELAAAAGTPTHIDAVQVVGHLPVDFRALGATTLAASAHKFGGPKGVGILLAKRSPAPTAIIHGGGQERGLRSGTVDVASAAATAAALKEAVAEMEAEAHRLSTLKNRLVHHLRTAIPDCIVTAAGAEAAGAEPTAATQELAGATPAAAATPAAARDGLAGAGATPTAAATPAAARDGLAGAAPAVLPGHAHFQFPGANGDAMIMLLDSHGIEASTGSACNSGVNRLSHVLEAMGADEANALGALRFTMGRDTGEEAVDKLCSVLPDVIERARVAAKF; encoded by the coding sequence ATGCTGGGATACTTCTTTGATCATGCCGCCACCAGCCCGATCCGGCAGGTGGCCGTGGACGCATGGGTAGAGCACGCGCACCTTCTGAACCCGGCCGGCCAGTACGGTTCGGGACGGAAGGCTAACGCGGCGCTCGCCCAGGCGCGGGAAACGATCGCCGAGCTGCTCGGCGCCGATCCCGTCGAGGTGATCTTCACCGGCTCCGGCACGGAGGCCGACAACATCGCCGTCGCCGGCCTGTATCGCGCGAGTCTCACGCCCGGCGCAGGCCCCGCAGCAAATCCTGCAGCAGATCCCGCAGCCGGCCGGGTGGTTTCCACGTCGATCGAGCACCCAGCTGTCCTGGAGACCGTCAAGGCCTTGGCCGCGAGCGGCGCGGAGGTCGACTACCTCCAGCCGTCGCCGACCGGCTTCATCGAGCTGGATGCCGATGTGCTGAGCACACCCGCCGCCGTGGCCACGATGATGTGGGCCAACAATGAAACGGGAGCGATCCAACCGGTTGAACGTTTCGTGGAGCTCGCCGCGGCGGCGGGAACTCCAACGCACATCGACGCCGTGCAGGTAGTGGGCCACCTGCCCGTCGACTTCCGCGCGCTCGGGGCCACAACCTTGGCCGCCAGCGCGCACAAGTTCGGCGGGCCCAAAGGCGTGGGCATTTTGCTGGCGAAGCGCAGTCCGGCCCCGACCGCGATCATTCACGGCGGCGGGCAAGAGCGCGGGCTTCGCTCCGGCACGGTCGACGTCGCCAGCGCAGCCGCGACAGCTGCAGCGTTGAAAGAAGCGGTCGCAGAAATGGAGGCCGAAGCACATCGCTTATCGACGCTCAAAAACCGCCTCGTCCACCACCTCCGCACAGCAATTCCCGACTGCATCGTCACGGCAGCGGGGGCGGAGGCAGCGGGGGCGGAGCCCACCGCTGCGACGCAAGAGTTGGCGGGGGCCACGCCCGCCGCCGCGGCGACGCCCGCCGCGGCGAGGGATGGGTTGGCGGGGGCGGGGGCCACGCCCACCGCCGCGGCGACGCCCGCCGCGGCGAGGGATGGGTTGGCGGGGGCCGCGCCGGCCGTTTTGCCGGGGCACGCGCACTTCCAATTCCCCGGCGCCAACGGCGACGCAATGATCATGTTGTTGGACTCCCACGGGATCGAAGCATCGACGGGTTCGGCGTGCAACAGCGGGGTCAACAGGCTCAGCCACGTTCTCGAAGCGATGGGCGCCGACGAGGCCAATGCGCTGGGGGCTCTGCGATTCACGATGGGTCGGGATACGGGGGAGGAGGCCGTCGATAAGCTGTGTTCTGTTCTTCCTGATGTGATAGAACGTGCGCGTGTGGCGGCAAAATTCTAA
- a CDS encoding electron transfer flavoprotein subunit alpha/FixB family protein: MSHVYVLVERAAGSGSGLSPVTAELITAARPLGVVSAVVVGAPGEASSLAQELGALGAAQVIDASAEDYSARVITPEVDALHALGSANPAPIVVAATTTGNEIAGRLGARLGSGVLANVSAINADRSAAHQIFGGSYTTTAVAGGPCPIYTVRPGAVKAEPQPADAQLAPMPLPGASARDVTVTGFTPKTPADRPDLASASVVVSGGRGVGSAEGYRDYVEGLADELGAAVGSTRDIVYDGWAAPETQVGQTGATVSPDLYIALGISGAIQHTSGMQTSGTIVAVNQDGDEPIFDIADIAAVGDVEDIVPELISQLQARKG; this comes from the coding sequence GTGTCACACGTATATGTATTGGTAGAGCGCGCCGCGGGTAGCGGTTCCGGCTTGAGCCCCGTCACCGCCGAACTCATCACCGCCGCGCGCCCTTTGGGCGTAGTCAGCGCGGTGGTGGTGGGGGCGCCGGGTGAGGCGTCGTCGTTAGCCCAGGAGCTTGGGGCACTCGGTGCGGCGCAGGTCATTGATGCTTCCGCCGAGGATTACTCCGCGCGCGTGATCACGCCGGAGGTTGACGCCCTCCATGCTTTGGGCAGCGCGAACCCCGCGCCGATCGTCGTGGCCGCGACCACCACCGGCAATGAAATCGCCGGACGCTTAGGCGCGCGCCTGGGTTCCGGTGTGCTGGCCAACGTGTCGGCCATCAATGCCGACCGCTCCGCAGCGCACCAGATCTTCGGCGGGTCCTACACCACGACCGCGGTCGCGGGCGGGCCGTGCCCGATCTATACCGTGCGGCCTGGCGCGGTGAAGGCGGAGCCTCAGCCAGCCGATGCGCAACTGGCGCCGATGCCTCTGCCGGGGGCGTCTGCCCGCGACGTCACCGTCACCGGGTTTACGCCGAAAACTCCCGCTGACCGGCCGGACCTCGCGTCCGCGAGCGTCGTCGTCTCCGGTGGCCGCGGCGTCGGTTCCGCTGAAGGCTACCGCGATTACGTCGAAGGACTTGCCGACGAACTCGGCGCCGCCGTCGGCTCCACCCGCGACATCGTCTACGACGGTTGGGCCGCCCCCGAAACCCAAGTCGGCCAGACCGGCGCGACTGTTTCCCCGGATCTGTACATTGCCCTGGGAATTTCCGGTGCGATCCAGCACACCTCTGGGATGCAAACCTCCGGCACCATCGTCGCTGTCAACCAGGACGGCGACGAACCGATCTTCGACATCGCCGACATCGCCGCCGTCGGCGACGTCGAGGACATCGTTCCCGAACTGATCAGCCAGCTGCAGGCGCGCAAGGGCTAG
- a CDS encoding spermidine synthase, with amino-acid sequence MTRKQRAEEAQTYEIDTGTAEIVHEHDGSLLLTVNGVPSSHIVPDEPERLEFEYMRWIVAAAEAFWGGEREKASVTHLGGGGCSLARYFAHAWRGSRNTVVELDGRLAELARAHFDIPRAPAVKIRVGDARAVTDTFHAASRDIIIRDVFAGSTTPRSLSTVDFYTQCFSALRPGGLYLANCGAHSDLKEAREELAGMLEVFPSVAAIADPPMLKGRRYGNIVLIGADHPLDPTPELTRALLGGAVPAHVKGKDWAASLAHGSAARHCRNAPPLLIPEASDT; translated from the coding sequence GTGACGCGAAAGCAGCGCGCCGAGGAGGCGCAAACCTACGAGATCGACACTGGCACCGCGGAGATCGTCCACGAGCACGACGGCTCGCTGTTGCTCACGGTCAACGGCGTGCCTAGCTCCCACATAGTGCCCGACGAGCCGGAGCGTTTAGAGTTCGAGTACATGCGCTGGATCGTCGCGGCCGCGGAAGCATTCTGGGGCGGCGAGCGCGAGAAAGCCAGCGTCACGCATCTGGGCGGTGGCGGGTGCTCGCTGGCGCGTTACTTCGCACACGCGTGGCGCGGCTCCCGCAACACGGTCGTGGAGCTCGACGGCCGGCTCGCGGAGCTTGCGCGCGCGCACTTCGACATCCCCCGGGCGCCCGCGGTGAAGATTCGCGTCGGCGACGCCCGCGCGGTCACCGACACCTTCCACGCCGCGAGCCGCGACATCATCATCCGCGACGTTTTCGCGGGCTCCACTACGCCACGCAGCTTATCGACGGTCGATTTCTACACCCAGTGCTTTTCAGCCCTGCGCCCCGGCGGGCTGTACCTGGCTAATTGCGGGGCGCATTCGGATTTGAAGGAAGCTCGGGAAGAACTAGCCGGGATGCTCGAGGTGTTTCCTTCTGTTGCCGCGATTGCCGATCCGCCGATGCTCAAAGGGCGGCGCTACGGCAACATCGTGCTAATCGGCGCCGACCACCCGCTTGATCCAACGCCGGAACTCACCCGTGCTTTGCTGGGCGGCGCGGTTCCCGCACACGTCAAAGGCAAGGACTGGGCTGCCTCCCTCGCCCACGGCAGCGCCGCCCGCCACTGCCGCAACGCTCCGCCCCTGCTCATTCCTGAAGCTTCTGACACTTGA
- a CDS encoding ABC transporter ATP-binding protein yields MDAVTATPINPTKASSTARAATLIDFADVEFRRGGNTLVGPINWQVKEGQRWVVIGPNGAGKTTLITMAAAQAIPSSGEIEILGETIGKTDMRDLRTSIGMTSTSLAERVPPLERVEDLVLSGGYAIVGRWREEYEEEDYEQVHDALDQVGAFHLRGRTWNTLSDGERKRVLIARAIMVDPELLIMDEPGAGLDLGGREDLVAYLGDLALDPDAPAIIMITHHVEEIPEGFTHALLLDEGSVVAQGPIDEVLTSENLTSAYHQPITITKDDGRYFARRVRRGGTHRR; encoded by the coding sequence ATGGACGCTGTGACTGCTACGCCGATTAACCCCACCAAAGCCTCATCCACCGCTCGCGCTGCCACGTTGATTGATTTCGCCGACGTGGAGTTCCGTCGCGGCGGAAACACCCTCGTCGGACCCATCAACTGGCAGGTAAAAGAGGGCCAGCGCTGGGTCGTTATTGGCCCCAACGGCGCCGGCAAAACCACGTTGATCACGATGGCCGCGGCGCAGGCGATTCCGTCGTCAGGCGAAATTGAGATCCTCGGTGAGACGATTGGAAAGACTGACATGCGCGACTTGCGGACGTCGATAGGCATGACGTCCACCTCGCTTGCGGAGCGCGTGCCGCCGCTCGAGCGCGTCGAGGACCTCGTGCTGTCTGGCGGTTACGCGATCGTGGGGCGTTGGCGCGAGGAGTATGAAGAAGAGGACTATGAGCAAGTCCACGACGCCCTCGACCAGGTGGGCGCGTTCCACCTGCGGGGCAGGACGTGGAACACCCTGTCTGACGGCGAGCGCAAGCGCGTCCTCATCGCGCGCGCAATCATGGTCGACCCGGAGCTGCTCATCATGGACGAGCCCGGCGCGGGCCTTGATCTGGGTGGCCGCGAGGACCTCGTTGCGTACCTCGGCGACCTCGCGCTCGACCCGGATGCGCCCGCGATCATCATGATCACCCACCACGTTGAGGAAATTCCGGAAGGATTCACGCACGCGCTGCTTCTCGACGAAGGGTCAGTCGTCGCCCAGGGCCCCATCGATGAGGTCTTAACCAGCGAGAACCTCACGAGCGCCTACCACCAGCCGATTACGATCACGAAGGATGACGGCCGTTACTTCGCCCGGCGGGTGCGCCGTGGTGGCACCCATCGTCGATAA
- a CDS encoding NUDIX hydrolase, with product MKHSNEQDMMGLRGGRLAATVILVRDGAAGLEVWMQERVLTMPNYPGMTVFPGGGVDFRDFPSDKQEAAELWYGRPVEDIAMQLGVRPRQAHALTFAAVRELFEETGTLLLVDDDGKLVSDARPFHKLRRRLENHELALTEVLEETGLDVDANLVLPYGRWVGTSEKGNWFDTFSFVAVLPDGQEPDNATGEASDANWFPPNLLLDGWREGLVRFARSTLAQLYDVAQFSTAAEVVAAAHNARIEPVIGDPVKIPRYEELLRHDPVNRIGW from the coding sequence ATGAAGCATTCCAACGAGCAAGACATGATGGGGCTGCGTGGCGGCAGGTTGGCTGCCACCGTGATCTTGGTGCGTGATGGCGCCGCTGGGCTCGAGGTGTGGATGCAAGAGCGAGTTCTGACGATGCCGAATTACCCAGGCATGACGGTGTTTCCCGGCGGGGGCGTGGACTTCCGCGATTTCCCTTCGGACAAGCAAGAGGCCGCGGAATTGTGGTACGGCCGCCCGGTGGAAGACATCGCGATGCAGCTGGGCGTTCGCCCGCGCCAAGCGCACGCGCTGACGTTTGCCGCGGTGCGCGAGCTGTTTGAAGAAACGGGCACGCTTTTGCTTGTCGACGACGACGGCAAGCTGGTCAGCGACGCCCGCCCGTTTCACAAGCTGCGCCGGCGCTTGGAAAACCACGAGCTGGCGTTGACGGAGGTCCTGGAAGAAACGGGTCTGGACGTGGACGCGAACCTTGTTCTGCCGTATGGCCGCTGGGTGGGGACAAGCGAGAAGGGAAACTGGTTTGACACGTTTTCCTTCGTGGCCGTACTGCCCGACGGCCAAGAGCCGGATAACGCCACGGGTGAGGCCTCCGACGCGAATTGGTTCCCGCCGAATTTGCTTCTCGACGGGTGGCGCGAGGGCCTCGTCCGCTTCGCCCGTTCGACGCTCGCGCAGCTGTATGACGTTGCGCAGTTTTCCACCGCCGCCGAAGTGGTCGCCGCCGCCCACAACGCGCGGATCGAGCCGGTGATCGGCGACCCGGTGAAGATTCCCCGCTACGAAGAACTTCTCCGCCACGATCCCGTCAACCGCATCGGCTGGTAG